The following coding sequences lie in one Agrobacterium vitis genomic window:
- a CDS encoding ABC transporter substrate-binding protein translates to MTLAATTVSLVGPGLAAAAQRTLTLGMNIEPTGLDPTVAAPVAIGQVTWQNIFEGLVAIDRDGKIVPQLAKSWEISPDGLTYTFKLQEGVTFHDGEAFDSSVAKFTLDRARGPDSTNGQKRFFSAIDSIETPDKATLVLKLKEPAGSLLYWLGWPASVMVAPKSAADDKTNPIGTGPFKFVSWNKGDRVELAANPDYWNKQVKLGLDKVVFRFIPDAQAQAAALKSGGVDAFPEFSAPELMDSFKDDAKLATVVGNTELKVVAGMNNTRKPFNDKRVRQALMMAIDRSTLVEGAWSGYGTVIGSHYTPNDPGYIDTTKVLPYNPEKAKALLEEAGYPNGFSFTIKTPQMTYAPRSAEIMQAMLAEIGVTMTIEPTEFPGKWVSDVFKGTDYDMTIVAHAEPMDIDIYARDPYYFNYKNPVFNETIKKIQATSDPAAQATLYGQAQQILAEDVPALYLFVMPKLGVWNKKIKGLWENEPIPANVLTDVHWED, encoded by the coding sequence ATGACGCTGGCGGCGACGACGGTGTCGCTTGTCGGTCCCGGCCTGGCGGCGGCTGCCCAGAGGACGTTGACACTCGGCATGAATATCGAGCCGACCGGGCTTGATCCGACGGTGGCAGCCCCTGTGGCCATCGGCCAGGTGACCTGGCAGAATATTTTTGAAGGGCTGGTTGCCATCGACCGTGACGGCAAGATCGTGCCGCAACTGGCGAAAAGCTGGGAGATCTCCCCCGACGGCCTCACCTACACATTCAAGCTCCAGGAGGGCGTGACGTTCCACGATGGTGAGGCGTTTGATTCCTCCGTGGCGAAATTCACGCTCGACCGGGCGCGTGGCCCGGACTCGACCAATGGCCAGAAACGGTTTTTCAGCGCCATCGACAGCATCGAGACGCCGGACAAGGCAACGCTAGTCTTGAAACTGAAGGAACCGGCGGGCTCGCTGCTCTACTGGCTGGGTTGGCCTGCTTCCGTGATGGTGGCGCCGAAAAGTGCTGCTGATGACAAGACCAATCCCATCGGCACAGGCCCGTTCAAATTCGTCAGCTGGAACAAGGGCGACAGGGTCGAGCTTGCTGCCAATCCTGATTACTGGAACAAGCAGGTGAAGCTTGGCCTCGACAAGGTGGTGTTCCGTTTCATTCCCGATGCCCAGGCCCAGGCGGCGGCACTGAAATCCGGCGGCGTCGATGCCTTCCCAGAGTTTAGCGCGCCAGAACTGATGGACAGTTTCAAGGATGACGCCAAGCTTGCGACTGTTGTTGGTAATACCGAATTGAAGGTCGTGGCGGGTATGAACAACACCCGCAAGCCGTTCAACGACAAGCGCGTGCGTCAGGCGCTGATGATGGCCATAGACCGCTCGACGCTGGTGGAGGGGGCCTGGTCCGGCTACGGCACTGTGATCGGCAGCCATTATACGCCGAACGATCCGGGTTATATCGATACCACCAAGGTTCTGCCCTATAACCCGGAAAAGGCCAAGGCGCTTCTGGAGGAAGCGGGTTATCCGAATGGGTTCAGCTTCACCATCAAGACCCCGCAAATGACCTATGCGCCACGCAGCGCCGAAATCATGCAGGCCATGCTGGCCGAAATCGGCGTGACGATGACGATAGAGCCCACCGAGTTTCCGGGAAAATGGGTGTCGGACGTGTTCAAGGGTACGGATTACGACATGACCATCGTTGCTCATGCCGAGCCAATGGATATCGATATCTATGCCCGCGACCCCTATTATTTCAACTATAAGAACCCGGTCTTCAACGAGACGATCAAGAAAATCCAGGCCACATCCGATCCGGCGGCTCAGGCCACACTTTACGGTCAGGCGCAACAGATCCTGGCGGAGGACGTACCGGCGCTCTATCTGTTCGTCATGCCGAAGCTTGGCGTGTGGAACAAGAAGATCAAGGGCTTGTGGGAAAACGAACCGATCCCCGCCAATGTTCTGACGGATGTGCATTGGGAGGATTGA